The Streptomyces sp. NL15-2K genome contains a region encoding:
- a CDS encoding carbohydrate ABC transporter permease gives MTATTLPPKASTTDIRVRVRAKRLVLYTVLVSVTGLFLGPFGWLILSGLKTQGELAASPVHWLPEAFQWHNFADAFNQIDFLGYARNSLVIALIYATLVTLSSAWVGFGFARLDAPGKKVLFGVLLGSMMLPQMVTLLPTYLIFAKVGMVDTYWPWVLWGLSAAPYLVFLFRQFFAGMPRELEEAAIVDGCGYATIFWRIFLPQSWPVLSASFIIAFTWTWGDYIAPQLLLSTDRTTLAVAVMTTYVSEAGTPVPELQAAASVMYIVPILLIFLIAQRGFVAGMSTSGLK, from the coding sequence GTGACCGCCACTACTCTGCCGCCCAAGGCATCGACGACCGACATACGCGTGCGGGTGCGCGCCAAGCGCCTCGTCCTCTACACGGTCCTCGTCTCCGTCACCGGGCTGTTCCTCGGCCCCTTCGGCTGGCTGATCCTCTCCGGCCTGAAGACCCAGGGCGAACTGGCCGCCTCGCCCGTGCACTGGCTGCCCGAGGCCTTCCAGTGGCACAACTTCGCCGACGCCTTCAACCAGATCGACTTCCTAGGCTACGCCCGCAACTCCCTGGTCATCGCCCTCATCTATGCCACCCTCGTCACCCTCAGCTCGGCCTGGGTCGGCTTCGGTTTCGCCCGGCTCGACGCGCCCGGCAAGAAGGTGCTGTTCGGCGTCCTGCTCGGCTCGATGATGCTGCCCCAGATGGTCACCCTGCTGCCGACCTACCTGATCTTCGCCAAGGTCGGCATGGTCGACACGTACTGGCCGTGGGTGCTGTGGGGCCTCTCCGCGGCGCCGTATCTGGTCTTCCTCTTCCGGCAGTTCTTCGCGGGCATGCCGCGGGAGCTGGAGGAGGCCGCGATCGTCGACGGCTGCGGATACGCGACGATCTTCTGGCGGATCTTCCTGCCGCAGTCCTGGCCCGTGCTGTCCGCGAGCTTCATCATCGCCTTCACCTGGACCTGGGGCGACTACATCGCCCCGCAGCTGCTGCTGTCCACCGACCGCACCACGCTCGCCGTCGCCGTGATGACCACCTACGTCAGCGAGGCCGGCACGCCCGTGCCCGAACTCCAGGCCGCGGCCTCCGTGATGTACATCGTCCCGATCCTGCTGATCTTCCTCATCGCCCAGCGCGGTTTCGTCGCCGGGATGTCCACGTCCGGACTCAAGTGA
- a CDS encoding sugar ABC transporter permease, whose protein sequence is MTVDQLSSVADRPGAAASARRAPAVGGSRTSMTARRHRAFYMFTSPWIIGFVLLTITPMVYALWLSFTTFDGISPNWKYVGLGNYRELLNDPVTWDALGRAGLFAVTSVPLSIIAGLGLAVLVNRPIKARGLFRTLLYLPAVVPPVGAGLAFKLLFDQNSGATNGVLTLFGFDAIGWLADPYARYVLLMTVLWAAGNVMIISLAGLQDVPKELHEAARIDGASAWRTFRSITVPLLSPVLLFQTVTGMIASVQTIMPLLLAPLGDTSGITTVPQSNYLYMMHVFAQYFALGRYGYASALLWVLFVLILVVTGLIFKFTSGAVFYNVDPEAKK, encoded by the coding sequence ATGACGGTCGACCAGCTCTCCTCCGTCGCGGACCGGCCGGGCGCCGCCGCGAGCGCCAGGCGCGCACCGGCCGTCGGCGGGTCGCGGACCTCCATGACCGCGCGCAGGCACCGGGCGTTCTACATGTTCACCTCGCCCTGGATCATCGGCTTCGTGCTGCTGACCATCACGCCGATGGTGTACGCGCTGTGGCTGAGCTTCACCACGTTCGACGGCATCTCGCCCAACTGGAAGTACGTCGGACTCGGCAACTACCGCGAGCTGCTGAACGATCCGGTGACCTGGGACGCGCTCGGCCGTGCGGGCCTGTTCGCGGTGACCTCGGTGCCGCTGTCGATCATCGCGGGACTCGGCCTCGCCGTCCTGGTCAACCGGCCGATCAAGGCGCGCGGCCTGTTCCGCACGCTGCTGTATCTGCCCGCCGTGGTGCCGCCGGTGGGCGCGGGCCTCGCCTTCAAGCTCCTCTTCGACCAGAACTCCGGTGCCACCAACGGCGTCCTGACTCTCTTCGGCTTCGACGCGATCGGCTGGCTCGCCGACCCCTACGCCCGTTACGTGCTGCTGATGACGGTGCTCTGGGCCGCCGGAAACGTCATGATCATCTCGCTGGCCGGACTCCAGGACGTACCCAAGGAACTCCACGAGGCCGCCCGCATCGACGGGGCGAGCGCCTGGCGCACCTTCCGCAGCATCACCGTGCCGCTGCTGTCACCCGTCCTGCTCTTCCAGACGGTGACCGGGATGATCGCCTCGGTGCAGACCATCATGCCGCTGCTGCTGGCCCCGCTCGGCGACACGAGCGGCATCACCACGGTCCCGCAGTCCAACTACCTGTACATGATGCACGTCTTCGCGCAGTACTTCGCGCTCGGCCGCTACGGCTACGCCTCCGCGCTGCTGTGGGTGCTCTTCGTCCTGATCCTCGTCGTGACCGGCCTCATCTTCAAGTTCACGTCCGGCGCGGTGTTCTACAACGTCGACCCGGAGGCGAAGAAGTGA